Proteins co-encoded in one Stomoxys calcitrans chromosome 5, idStoCalc2.1, whole genome shotgun sequence genomic window:
- the LOC106084645 gene encoding SPARC-related modular calcium-binding protein 2 isoform X4 — MILRSLVVFVLVCIHFGNAGNVKRTEMTISECAAKLGECDESKGRPVCGTDDQTYPTRCHLLRVQCSGHQVSLKYRGACKACNEAREYALKHRSRNPPKFIPRCKLDGTYALIQCLTDSGCWCSDITGTPIENTSVRTGKPKCREFSRRSPSRNSGSTKKRPCTQEDRAMFNSNLINVFQSEYVRSTKAQYQRGDVSNRKLPLEILTPPNDADVMNWKFSLLDVNHNQMLDKSEYRELKKLVKRAVKPKRCGRAFGKFCDVDNDERLSRTEWNSCLSKDGVNHSYEENESNAADDDDNGSSQHSDSDEGDFEEIDDTFGSSTNLPSIYRNLFKVLNTHSELSPKESDIESDCLADRATALEELKRGNSLFYVPDCTPDGRYQRVQCYNSTPYCWCVNEDTGKDIPDTLVKDRRPQCDSSLYTETRQMKGCPDERKAVFLKDLKEFLKTKIIASSHVSSPSVNTTIWNSEDERIATLSFVILDKNKNKAWERKEWKTFRELVNNVNPLRKCGRKMPRYCDVNSDKQITLTEWLSCLQAQKINGSNNTSNTLNDAKQQNFPTANNPSSSKPPKLSGSNPLEQYLKD, encoded by the exons ATGATATTAAGAAGTTTGGTGGTGTTTGTCCTTGTTTGCATACACTTTGGCAACGCTGGAAATGTAAAGCGAACAGAAATGACG ATATCTGAATGTGCTGCCAAACTTGGTGAATGCGATGAGAGTAAAGGACGTCCTGTTTGTGGCACCGATGATCAAACATATCCCACCAGATGCCATTTGCTGCGGGTGCAATGCAGTGGCCATCAAGTAAGCCTTAAATATAGAGGCGCTTGTAAAG CTTGCAATGAGGCTCGGGAATATGCTTTAAAACATCGCTCCAGAAATCCCCCAAAATTTATACCACGTTGCAAATTGGATGGCACCTATGCTCTCATACAATGTCTGACAGACAGTGGATGTTGGTGTAGTGATATCACTGGCACTCCCATTGAGAACACCTCAGTGCGTACGGGTAAGCCCAAGTGTCGTGAGTTTAGTCGGCGTTCACCTTCACGCAATTCGGGTAGTACCAAGAAACGTCCCTGCACCCAAGAGGATAGAGCCATGTTCAATAGTAATCTCATCAATGTATTCCAAAGTGAGTACGTACGCAGTACCAAGGCCCAATATCAACGTGGCGATGTTAGTAATAGAAAATTGCCCTTGGAAATTCTAACACCACCCAATGATGCTGATGTAATGAATTGGAAATTTTCGCTTTTGGACGTAAATCACAATCAGATGTTGGACAAGAGTGAATATCGAGAATTGAAGAAGCTGGTGAAAAGG gCTGTCAAACCCAAACGTTGTGGTCGAGCTTTTGGAAAATTCTGTGATGTTGATAATGATGAGCGCCTTTCTCGAACGGAATGGAATAGTTGTCTATCAAAGGATGGAGTGAACC ATTCGTATGAGGAAAACGAAAGTAATGCTGCTGACGATGATGATAATGGCAGCAGCCAACATTCGGACTCTGATGAGGGCGATTTCGAAGAGATCGATGATACATTTGGTTCATCCACCAATCTTCCATCTATATATA GGAATCTTTTTAAAGTTCTAAACACCCACTCGGAGCTGTCGCCgaaagaatctgatatcgaatcaGATTGCCTGGCCGATCGAGCAACCGCTTTGGAGGAGCTAAAG CGTGGCAATAGTTTATTCTATGTTCCGGATTGCACTCCAGATGGTCGTTATCAAAGAGTTCAATGCTATAATTCAACTCCCTATTGTTGGTGTGTCAACGAGGATACTGGCAAAGATATTCCCGACACTCTGGTAAAGGACAGGCGACCACAGTGTGATTCCTCTCTGTATACAGAGACCCGGCAAATGAAAGGTTGTCCGGATGAGAGAAAAGCTGTTTTTCTTAAAGATCTCAAAgagtttttaaaaacaaaaattattgccAGCTCTCATGTGAG TTCACCTAGTGTCAATACAACAATATGGAATTCGGAAGATGAACGCATAGCCACTTTAAGTTTTGTTATAttggacaaaaataaaaataaagcttggGAAAGAAAAGAATGGAAAACATTCCGAGAACTAGTAAACAATGTGAA TCCATTGCGTAAATGTGGTCGCAAAATGCCACGATATTGTGATGTTAATAGTGATAAGCAAATAACCCTAACAGAATGGCTTAGTTGCCTTCAAGCCCAGAAGATCAATGGCAGCAATAACACCTCGAATACCCTAAATGATGCAAagcaacaaaatttcccaacagCAA ATAATCCAAGTTCTTCCAAGCCCCCTAAGTTAAGTGGATCAAATCCTTTGGAACAGTATCTCAAAGATTAA
- the LOC106084645 gene encoding SPARC-related modular calcium-binding protein 2 isoform X6, producing MILRSLVVFVLVCIHFGNAGNVKRTEMTISECAAKLGECDESKGRPVCGTDDQTYPTRCHLLRVQCSGHQVSLKYRGACKACNEAREYALKHRSRNPPKFIPRCKLDGTYALIQCLTDSGCWCSDITGTPIENTSVRTGKPKCREFSRRSPSRNSGSTKKRPCTQEDRAMFNSNLINVFQSEYVRSTKAQYQRGDVSNRKLPLEILTPPNDADVMNWKFSLLDVNHNQMLDKSEYRELKKLVKRAVKPKRCGRAFGKFCDVDNDERLSRTEWNSCLSKDGVNLLNTHSELSPKESDIESDCLADRATALEELKKFRLHFSSKQRGNSLFYVPDCTPDGRYQRVQCYNSTPYCWCVNEDTGKDIPDTLVKDRRPQCDSSLYTETRQMKGCPDERKAVFLKDLKEFLKTKIIASSHVSSPSVNTTIWNSEDERIATLSFVILDKNKNKAWERKEWKTFRELVNNVNPLRKCGRKMPRYCDVNSDKQITLTEWLSCLQAQKINGSNNTSNTLNDAKQQNFPTANNPSSSKPPKLSGSNPLEQYLKD from the exons ATGATATTAAGAAGTTTGGTGGTGTTTGTCCTTGTTTGCATACACTTTGGCAACGCTGGAAATGTAAAGCGAACAGAAATGACG ATATCTGAATGTGCTGCCAAACTTGGTGAATGCGATGAGAGTAAAGGACGTCCTGTTTGTGGCACCGATGATCAAACATATCCCACCAGATGCCATTTGCTGCGGGTGCAATGCAGTGGCCATCAAGTAAGCCTTAAATATAGAGGCGCTTGTAAAG CTTGCAATGAGGCTCGGGAATATGCTTTAAAACATCGCTCCAGAAATCCCCCAAAATTTATACCACGTTGCAAATTGGATGGCACCTATGCTCTCATACAATGTCTGACAGACAGTGGATGTTGGTGTAGTGATATCACTGGCACTCCCATTGAGAACACCTCAGTGCGTACGGGTAAGCCCAAGTGTCGTGAGTTTAGTCGGCGTTCACCTTCACGCAATTCGGGTAGTACCAAGAAACGTCCCTGCACCCAAGAGGATAGAGCCATGTTCAATAGTAATCTCATCAATGTATTCCAAAGTGAGTACGTACGCAGTACCAAGGCCCAATATCAACGTGGCGATGTTAGTAATAGAAAATTGCCCTTGGAAATTCTAACACCACCCAATGATGCTGATGTAATGAATTGGAAATTTTCGCTTTTGGACGTAAATCACAATCAGATGTTGGACAAGAGTGAATATCGAGAATTGAAGAAGCTGGTGAAAAGG gCTGTCAAACCCAAACGTTGTGGTCGAGCTTTTGGAAAATTCTGTGATGTTGATAATGATGAGCGCCTTTCTCGAACGGAATGGAATAGTTGTCTATCAAAGGATGGAGTGAACC TTCTAAACACCCACTCGGAGCTGTCGCCgaaagaatctgatatcgaatcaGATTGCCTGGCCGATCGAGCAACCGCTTTGGAGGAGCTAAAG aaatttcGTCTTCATTTCTCCTCTAAACAGCGTGGCAATAGTTTATTCTATGTTCCGGATTGCACTCCAGATGGTCGTTATCAAAGAGTTCAATGCTATAATTCAACTCCCTATTGTTGGTGTGTCAACGAGGATACTGGCAAAGATATTCCCGACACTCTGGTAAAGGACAGGCGACCACAGTGTGATTCCTCTCTGTATACAGAGACCCGGCAAATGAAAGGTTGTCCGGATGAGAGAAAAGCTGTTTTTCTTAAAGATCTCAAAgagtttttaaaaacaaaaattattgccAGCTCTCATGTGAG TTCACCTAGTGTCAATACAACAATATGGAATTCGGAAGATGAACGCATAGCCACTTTAAGTTTTGTTATAttggacaaaaataaaaataaagcttggGAAAGAAAAGAATGGAAAACATTCCGAGAACTAGTAAACAATGTGAA TCCATTGCGTAAATGTGGTCGCAAAATGCCACGATATTGTGATGTTAATAGTGATAAGCAAATAACCCTAACAGAATGGCTTAGTTGCCTTCAAGCCCAGAAGATCAATGGCAGCAATAACACCTCGAATACCCTAAATGATGCAAagcaacaaaatttcccaacagCAA ATAATCCAAGTTCTTCCAAGCCCCCTAAGTTAAGTGGATCAAATCCTTTGGAACAGTATCTCAAAGATTAA
- the LOC106084645 gene encoding SPARC-related modular calcium-binding protein 2 isoform X2, producing MILRSLVVFVLVCIHFGNAGNVKRTEMTISECAAKLGECDESKGRPVCGTDDQTYPTRCHLLRVQCSGHQVSLKYRGACKACNEAREYALKHRSRNPPKFIPRCKLDGTYALIQCLTDSGCWCSDITGTPIENTSVRTGKPKCREFSRRSPSRNSGSTKKRPCTQEDRAMFNSNLINVFQSEYVRSTKAQYQRGDVSNRKLPLEILTPPNDADVMNWKFSLLDVNHNQMLDKSEYRELKKLVKRAVKPKRCGRAFGKFCDVDNDERLSRTEWNSCLSKDGVNHSYEENESNAADDDDNGSSQHSDSDEGDFEEIDDTFGSSTNLPSIYRNLFKVLNTHSELSPKESDIESDCLADRATALEELKKFRLHFSSKQRGNSLFYVPDCTPDGRYQRVQCYNSTPYCWCVNEDTGKDIPDTLVKDRRPQCDSSLYTETRQMKGCPDERKAVFLKDLKEFLKTKIIASSHVSVNTTIWNSEDERIATLSFVILDKNKNKAWERKEWKTFRELVNNVNPLRKCGRKMPRYCDVNSDKQITLTEWLSCLQAQKINGSNNTSNTLNDAKQQNFPTANNPSSSKPPKLSGSNPLEQYLKD from the exons ATGATATTAAGAAGTTTGGTGGTGTTTGTCCTTGTTTGCATACACTTTGGCAACGCTGGAAATGTAAAGCGAACAGAAATGACG ATATCTGAATGTGCTGCCAAACTTGGTGAATGCGATGAGAGTAAAGGACGTCCTGTTTGTGGCACCGATGATCAAACATATCCCACCAGATGCCATTTGCTGCGGGTGCAATGCAGTGGCCATCAAGTAAGCCTTAAATATAGAGGCGCTTGTAAAG CTTGCAATGAGGCTCGGGAATATGCTTTAAAACATCGCTCCAGAAATCCCCCAAAATTTATACCACGTTGCAAATTGGATGGCACCTATGCTCTCATACAATGTCTGACAGACAGTGGATGTTGGTGTAGTGATATCACTGGCACTCCCATTGAGAACACCTCAGTGCGTACGGGTAAGCCCAAGTGTCGTGAGTTTAGTCGGCGTTCACCTTCACGCAATTCGGGTAGTACCAAGAAACGTCCCTGCACCCAAGAGGATAGAGCCATGTTCAATAGTAATCTCATCAATGTATTCCAAAGTGAGTACGTACGCAGTACCAAGGCCCAATATCAACGTGGCGATGTTAGTAATAGAAAATTGCCCTTGGAAATTCTAACACCACCCAATGATGCTGATGTAATGAATTGGAAATTTTCGCTTTTGGACGTAAATCACAATCAGATGTTGGACAAGAGTGAATATCGAGAATTGAAGAAGCTGGTGAAAAGG gCTGTCAAACCCAAACGTTGTGGTCGAGCTTTTGGAAAATTCTGTGATGTTGATAATGATGAGCGCCTTTCTCGAACGGAATGGAATAGTTGTCTATCAAAGGATGGAGTGAACC ATTCGTATGAGGAAAACGAAAGTAATGCTGCTGACGATGATGATAATGGCAGCAGCCAACATTCGGACTCTGATGAGGGCGATTTCGAAGAGATCGATGATACATTTGGTTCATCCACCAATCTTCCATCTATATATA GGAATCTTTTTAAAGTTCTAAACACCCACTCGGAGCTGTCGCCgaaagaatctgatatcgaatcaGATTGCCTGGCCGATCGAGCAACCGCTTTGGAGGAGCTAAAG aaatttcGTCTTCATTTCTCCTCTAAACAGCGTGGCAATAGTTTATTCTATGTTCCGGATTGCACTCCAGATGGTCGTTATCAAAGAGTTCAATGCTATAATTCAACTCCCTATTGTTGGTGTGTCAACGAGGATACTGGCAAAGATATTCCCGACACTCTGGTAAAGGACAGGCGACCACAGTGTGATTCCTCTCTGTATACAGAGACCCGGCAAATGAAAGGTTGTCCGGATGAGAGAAAAGCTGTTTTTCTTAAAGATCTCAAAgagtttttaaaaacaaaaattattgccAGCTCTCATGTGAG TGTCAATACAACAATATGGAATTCGGAAGATGAACGCATAGCCACTTTAAGTTTTGTTATAttggacaaaaataaaaataaagcttggGAAAGAAAAGAATGGAAAACATTCCGAGAACTAGTAAACAATGTGAA TCCATTGCGTAAATGTGGTCGCAAAATGCCACGATATTGTGATGTTAATAGTGATAAGCAAATAACCCTAACAGAATGGCTTAGTTGCCTTCAAGCCCAGAAGATCAATGGCAGCAATAACACCTCGAATACCCTAAATGATGCAAagcaacaaaatttcccaacagCAA ATAATCCAAGTTCTTCCAAGCCCCCTAAGTTAAGTGGATCAAATCCTTTGGAACAGTATCTCAAAGATTAA
- the LOC106084645 gene encoding SPARC-related modular calcium-binding protein 2 isoform X3: MILRSLVVFVLVCIHFGNAGNVKRTEMTISECAAKLGECDESKGRPVCGTDDQTYPTRCHLLRVQCSGHQVSLKYRGACKACNEAREYALKHRSRNPPKFIPRCKLDGTYALIQCLTDSGCWCSDITGTPIENTSVRTGKPKCREFSRRSPSRNSGSTKKRPCTQEDRAMFNSNLINVFQSEYVRSTKAQYQRGDVSNRKLPLEILTPPNDADVMNWKFSLLDVNHNQMLDKSEYRELKKLVKRAVKPKRCGRAFGKFCDVDNDERLSRTEWNSCLSKDGVNHSYEENESNAADDDDNGSSQHSDSDEGDFEEIDDTFGSSTNLPSIYILNTHSELSPKESDIESDCLADRATALEELKKFRLHFSSKQRGNSLFYVPDCTPDGRYQRVQCYNSTPYCWCVNEDTGKDIPDTLVKDRRPQCDSSLYTETRQMKGCPDERKAVFLKDLKEFLKTKIIASSHVSSPSVNTTIWNSEDERIATLSFVILDKNKNKAWERKEWKTFRELVNNVNPLRKCGRKMPRYCDVNSDKQITLTEWLSCLQAQKINGSNNTSNTLNDAKQQNFPTANNPSSSKPPKLSGSNPLEQYLKD; encoded by the exons ATGATATTAAGAAGTTTGGTGGTGTTTGTCCTTGTTTGCATACACTTTGGCAACGCTGGAAATGTAAAGCGAACAGAAATGACG ATATCTGAATGTGCTGCCAAACTTGGTGAATGCGATGAGAGTAAAGGACGTCCTGTTTGTGGCACCGATGATCAAACATATCCCACCAGATGCCATTTGCTGCGGGTGCAATGCAGTGGCCATCAAGTAAGCCTTAAATATAGAGGCGCTTGTAAAG CTTGCAATGAGGCTCGGGAATATGCTTTAAAACATCGCTCCAGAAATCCCCCAAAATTTATACCACGTTGCAAATTGGATGGCACCTATGCTCTCATACAATGTCTGACAGACAGTGGATGTTGGTGTAGTGATATCACTGGCACTCCCATTGAGAACACCTCAGTGCGTACGGGTAAGCCCAAGTGTCGTGAGTTTAGTCGGCGTTCACCTTCACGCAATTCGGGTAGTACCAAGAAACGTCCCTGCACCCAAGAGGATAGAGCCATGTTCAATAGTAATCTCATCAATGTATTCCAAAGTGAGTACGTACGCAGTACCAAGGCCCAATATCAACGTGGCGATGTTAGTAATAGAAAATTGCCCTTGGAAATTCTAACACCACCCAATGATGCTGATGTAATGAATTGGAAATTTTCGCTTTTGGACGTAAATCACAATCAGATGTTGGACAAGAGTGAATATCGAGAATTGAAGAAGCTGGTGAAAAGG gCTGTCAAACCCAAACGTTGTGGTCGAGCTTTTGGAAAATTCTGTGATGTTGATAATGATGAGCGCCTTTCTCGAACGGAATGGAATAGTTGTCTATCAAAGGATGGAGTGAACC ATTCGTATGAGGAAAACGAAAGTAATGCTGCTGACGATGATGATAATGGCAGCAGCCAACATTCGGACTCTGATGAGGGCGATTTCGAAGAGATCGATGATACATTTGGTTCATCCACCAATCTTCCATCTATATATA TTCTAAACACCCACTCGGAGCTGTCGCCgaaagaatctgatatcgaatcaGATTGCCTGGCCGATCGAGCAACCGCTTTGGAGGAGCTAAAG aaatttcGTCTTCATTTCTCCTCTAAACAGCGTGGCAATAGTTTATTCTATGTTCCGGATTGCACTCCAGATGGTCGTTATCAAAGAGTTCAATGCTATAATTCAACTCCCTATTGTTGGTGTGTCAACGAGGATACTGGCAAAGATATTCCCGACACTCTGGTAAAGGACAGGCGACCACAGTGTGATTCCTCTCTGTATACAGAGACCCGGCAAATGAAAGGTTGTCCGGATGAGAGAAAAGCTGTTTTTCTTAAAGATCTCAAAgagtttttaaaaacaaaaattattgccAGCTCTCATGTGAG TTCACCTAGTGTCAATACAACAATATGGAATTCGGAAGATGAACGCATAGCCACTTTAAGTTTTGTTATAttggacaaaaataaaaataaagcttggGAAAGAAAAGAATGGAAAACATTCCGAGAACTAGTAAACAATGTGAA TCCATTGCGTAAATGTGGTCGCAAAATGCCACGATATTGTGATGTTAATAGTGATAAGCAAATAACCCTAACAGAATGGCTTAGTTGCCTTCAAGCCCAGAAGATCAATGGCAGCAATAACACCTCGAATACCCTAAATGATGCAAagcaacaaaatttcccaacagCAA ATAATCCAAGTTCTTCCAAGCCCCCTAAGTTAAGTGGATCAAATCCTTTGGAACAGTATCTCAAAGATTAA
- the LOC106084645 gene encoding SPARC-related modular calcium-binding protein 2 isoform X5 has product MILRSLVVFVLVCIHFGNAGNVKRTEMTISECAAKLGECDESKGRPVCGTDDQTYPTRCHLLRVQCSGHQVSLKYRGACKACNEAREYALKHRSRNPPKFIPRCKLDGTYALIQCLTDSGCWCSDITGTPIENTSVRTGKPKCREFSRRSPSRNSGSTKKRPCTQEDRAMFNSNLINVFQSEYVRSTKAQYQRGDVSNRKLPLEILTPPNDADVMNWKFSLLDVNHNQMLDKSEYRELKKLVKRAVKPKRCGRAFGKFCDVDNDERLSRTEWNSCLSKDGVNHSYEENESNAADDDDNGSSQHSDSDEGDFEEIDDTFGSSTNLPSIYRNLFKVLNTHSELSPKESDIESDCLADRATALEELKRGNSLFYVPDCTPDGRYQRVQCYNSTPYCWCVNEDTGKDIPDTLVKDRRPQCDSSLYTETRQMKGCPDERKAVFLKDLKEFLKTKIIASSHVSVNTTIWNSEDERIATLSFVILDKNKNKAWERKEWKTFRELVNNVNPLRKCGRKMPRYCDVNSDKQITLTEWLSCLQAQKINGSNNTSNTLNDAKQQNFPTANNPSSSKPPKLSGSNPLEQYLKD; this is encoded by the exons ATGATATTAAGAAGTTTGGTGGTGTTTGTCCTTGTTTGCATACACTTTGGCAACGCTGGAAATGTAAAGCGAACAGAAATGACG ATATCTGAATGTGCTGCCAAACTTGGTGAATGCGATGAGAGTAAAGGACGTCCTGTTTGTGGCACCGATGATCAAACATATCCCACCAGATGCCATTTGCTGCGGGTGCAATGCAGTGGCCATCAAGTAAGCCTTAAATATAGAGGCGCTTGTAAAG CTTGCAATGAGGCTCGGGAATATGCTTTAAAACATCGCTCCAGAAATCCCCCAAAATTTATACCACGTTGCAAATTGGATGGCACCTATGCTCTCATACAATGTCTGACAGACAGTGGATGTTGGTGTAGTGATATCACTGGCACTCCCATTGAGAACACCTCAGTGCGTACGGGTAAGCCCAAGTGTCGTGAGTTTAGTCGGCGTTCACCTTCACGCAATTCGGGTAGTACCAAGAAACGTCCCTGCACCCAAGAGGATAGAGCCATGTTCAATAGTAATCTCATCAATGTATTCCAAAGTGAGTACGTACGCAGTACCAAGGCCCAATATCAACGTGGCGATGTTAGTAATAGAAAATTGCCCTTGGAAATTCTAACACCACCCAATGATGCTGATGTAATGAATTGGAAATTTTCGCTTTTGGACGTAAATCACAATCAGATGTTGGACAAGAGTGAATATCGAGAATTGAAGAAGCTGGTGAAAAGG gCTGTCAAACCCAAACGTTGTGGTCGAGCTTTTGGAAAATTCTGTGATGTTGATAATGATGAGCGCCTTTCTCGAACGGAATGGAATAGTTGTCTATCAAAGGATGGAGTGAACC ATTCGTATGAGGAAAACGAAAGTAATGCTGCTGACGATGATGATAATGGCAGCAGCCAACATTCGGACTCTGATGAGGGCGATTTCGAAGAGATCGATGATACATTTGGTTCATCCACCAATCTTCCATCTATATATA GGAATCTTTTTAAAGTTCTAAACACCCACTCGGAGCTGTCGCCgaaagaatctgatatcgaatcaGATTGCCTGGCCGATCGAGCAACCGCTTTGGAGGAGCTAAAG CGTGGCAATAGTTTATTCTATGTTCCGGATTGCACTCCAGATGGTCGTTATCAAAGAGTTCAATGCTATAATTCAACTCCCTATTGTTGGTGTGTCAACGAGGATACTGGCAAAGATATTCCCGACACTCTGGTAAAGGACAGGCGACCACAGTGTGATTCCTCTCTGTATACAGAGACCCGGCAAATGAAAGGTTGTCCGGATGAGAGAAAAGCTGTTTTTCTTAAAGATCTCAAAgagtttttaaaaacaaaaattattgccAGCTCTCATGTGAG TGTCAATACAACAATATGGAATTCGGAAGATGAACGCATAGCCACTTTAAGTTTTGTTATAttggacaaaaataaaaataaagcttggGAAAGAAAAGAATGGAAAACATTCCGAGAACTAGTAAACAATGTGAA TCCATTGCGTAAATGTGGTCGCAAAATGCCACGATATTGTGATGTTAATAGTGATAAGCAAATAACCCTAACAGAATGGCTTAGTTGCCTTCAAGCCCAGAAGATCAATGGCAGCAATAACACCTCGAATACCCTAAATGATGCAAagcaacaaaatttcccaacagCAA ATAATCCAAGTTCTTCCAAGCCCCCTAAGTTAAGTGGATCAAATCCTTTGGAACAGTATCTCAAAGATTAA
- the LOC106084645 gene encoding SPARC-related modular calcium-binding protein 2 isoform X1 — MILRSLVVFVLVCIHFGNAGNVKRTEMTISECAAKLGECDESKGRPVCGTDDQTYPTRCHLLRVQCSGHQVSLKYRGACKACNEAREYALKHRSRNPPKFIPRCKLDGTYALIQCLTDSGCWCSDITGTPIENTSVRTGKPKCREFSRRSPSRNSGSTKKRPCTQEDRAMFNSNLINVFQSEYVRSTKAQYQRGDVSNRKLPLEILTPPNDADVMNWKFSLLDVNHNQMLDKSEYRELKKLVKRAVKPKRCGRAFGKFCDVDNDERLSRTEWNSCLSKDGVNHSYEENESNAADDDDNGSSQHSDSDEGDFEEIDDTFGSSTNLPSIYRNLFKVLNTHSELSPKESDIESDCLADRATALEELKKFRLHFSSKQRGNSLFYVPDCTPDGRYQRVQCYNSTPYCWCVNEDTGKDIPDTLVKDRRPQCDSSLYTETRQMKGCPDERKAVFLKDLKEFLKTKIIASSHVSSPSVNTTIWNSEDERIATLSFVILDKNKNKAWERKEWKTFRELVNNVNPLRKCGRKMPRYCDVNSDKQITLTEWLSCLQAQKINGSNNTSNTLNDAKQQNFPTANNPSSSKPPKLSGSNPLEQYLKD, encoded by the exons ATGATATTAAGAAGTTTGGTGGTGTTTGTCCTTGTTTGCATACACTTTGGCAACGCTGGAAATGTAAAGCGAACAGAAATGACG ATATCTGAATGTGCTGCCAAACTTGGTGAATGCGATGAGAGTAAAGGACGTCCTGTTTGTGGCACCGATGATCAAACATATCCCACCAGATGCCATTTGCTGCGGGTGCAATGCAGTGGCCATCAAGTAAGCCTTAAATATAGAGGCGCTTGTAAAG CTTGCAATGAGGCTCGGGAATATGCTTTAAAACATCGCTCCAGAAATCCCCCAAAATTTATACCACGTTGCAAATTGGATGGCACCTATGCTCTCATACAATGTCTGACAGACAGTGGATGTTGGTGTAGTGATATCACTGGCACTCCCATTGAGAACACCTCAGTGCGTACGGGTAAGCCCAAGTGTCGTGAGTTTAGTCGGCGTTCACCTTCACGCAATTCGGGTAGTACCAAGAAACGTCCCTGCACCCAAGAGGATAGAGCCATGTTCAATAGTAATCTCATCAATGTATTCCAAAGTGAGTACGTACGCAGTACCAAGGCCCAATATCAACGTGGCGATGTTAGTAATAGAAAATTGCCCTTGGAAATTCTAACACCACCCAATGATGCTGATGTAATGAATTGGAAATTTTCGCTTTTGGACGTAAATCACAATCAGATGTTGGACAAGAGTGAATATCGAGAATTGAAGAAGCTGGTGAAAAGG gCTGTCAAACCCAAACGTTGTGGTCGAGCTTTTGGAAAATTCTGTGATGTTGATAATGATGAGCGCCTTTCTCGAACGGAATGGAATAGTTGTCTATCAAAGGATGGAGTGAACC ATTCGTATGAGGAAAACGAAAGTAATGCTGCTGACGATGATGATAATGGCAGCAGCCAACATTCGGACTCTGATGAGGGCGATTTCGAAGAGATCGATGATACATTTGGTTCATCCACCAATCTTCCATCTATATATA GGAATCTTTTTAAAGTTCTAAACACCCACTCGGAGCTGTCGCCgaaagaatctgatatcgaatcaGATTGCCTGGCCGATCGAGCAACCGCTTTGGAGGAGCTAAAG aaatttcGTCTTCATTTCTCCTCTAAACAGCGTGGCAATAGTTTATTCTATGTTCCGGATTGCACTCCAGATGGTCGTTATCAAAGAGTTCAATGCTATAATTCAACTCCCTATTGTTGGTGTGTCAACGAGGATACTGGCAAAGATATTCCCGACACTCTGGTAAAGGACAGGCGACCACAGTGTGATTCCTCTCTGTATACAGAGACCCGGCAAATGAAAGGTTGTCCGGATGAGAGAAAAGCTGTTTTTCTTAAAGATCTCAAAgagtttttaaaaacaaaaattattgccAGCTCTCATGTGAG TTCACCTAGTGTCAATACAACAATATGGAATTCGGAAGATGAACGCATAGCCACTTTAAGTTTTGTTATAttggacaaaaataaaaataaagcttggGAAAGAAAAGAATGGAAAACATTCCGAGAACTAGTAAACAATGTGAA TCCATTGCGTAAATGTGGTCGCAAAATGCCACGATATTGTGATGTTAATAGTGATAAGCAAATAACCCTAACAGAATGGCTTAGTTGCCTTCAAGCCCAGAAGATCAATGGCAGCAATAACACCTCGAATACCCTAAATGATGCAAagcaacaaaatttcccaacagCAA ATAATCCAAGTTCTTCCAAGCCCCCTAAGTTAAGTGGATCAAATCCTTTGGAACAGTATCTCAAAGATTAA